The genome window AACAATTTCTGCTATCCTTCTTAAACTCATCCTAAAACTGTTATATACAATATGGCGTATTCTCTTCTTACAGAATTGAATAGTACTAGAGACGATTGGACCGTGAGGGTTAGAGTTTGCCGGAAATGGAATTCTATTAATTTCAAGAGAAACAGAGAACTAATGAGTACAGACATGATCCTTATAGATGAAGAGGTAGTACATGTGTCTTACTcttttttaattaatatgcatttgtaattattaattttgaaAACACTAACTGTTTTTCCTCCACCAGGAAACTTTGATACATGCTACAATCAACAAGAATTTAGTAAATAAGTACAAGAATTTGCTCAGTGAAGGATCAGTCTATGTTATTAAGAACTTCAAAGTTAGTGAGGCTTCTGGTGTATATAGACCAGTGACAAGTACTTTTAAAATTTCTTTCTTCCTGACAACTGCACTCCAGGAACTACGAGAAGGTATTGTTAGTATTCCTATAAATGGATTCCAGTTTATAAAACCCGACATGATCGACTCAAGGCTGAACAATAACACCGTGCTATCAGGTATACTGATTACGATTAATGTTTGCTGCTATATTTTCCGCAATAGCAATGTAATTATGAAATGACTACTTCTTTCAATTTGATATTGTAGATGTGGTTGGTTGTTTAGCTGCCATCGGTGACATGGAGAGTGTTGGAAGCAAGTGGAAAAAAAGGGACATCCAAGTTATAACTGATTAGTAAGCCACTTATCTTATTTTAAGTTCCTTTAGTTCGTTAACTTCCTAAAACCAGATTTATTGTGTGTACTTTTATTTTGTTATCCAAGTTGTTTATCCATATATCTTTAGATTACATATTAGATGGATCATATGGATTGTTACTCAATTAAATTTTGTTTCATCTTTTTCCCTGTATAGTTCTGCAAAATCAAAAATAACTTTGTGGGAAGAATTTGGAGAGAAGTTCGAACCATTTCTATACAACGACTCTGGCCCATACGTTGTCATAGTTACTTCTACAGCAGTTAAACAATTCCGTGGTAATTTTTTCCGTTTACTGTTCATTGCTATGTAATTTATTATTGATATTCTGAATTTATATTAAAGTTTGTTTTAAAATTGCATTCGCTATTAACAGGTGAGGTTACTTTCGCCACGACATATGCAAGCAAAATATATGTAAATCTAGAAATAGATTATATAACAACTTTGATTCAAAAGTTTGGTGCCACATTTCTTGGTGTACAAACTATCGGGAGCTCTAATGTCAATAACATTCCCATTGAGGAAGAGATGTTTATGAACAGGATGAACATTACTGAGTTGTTGGAGTCCGACTGGAGCGCCGATATACATGTTAtttccctatttctacttctttgtAATTAAAATTCCAATTCTTCAAGATGCTTCTACTAATTAGAGTTTTTTATATGCTAGAAATACATTGTTACTGTGAGGGGCAACATTACAGAAATAGATAATTATTTTGATTGGTACTACATTTCATGCAACTCGTATTCGAAGAAGATTGTACCTTCAAATGGTGTCTATACATGTCACTTTTGTGCGAAAGAATGCAAGTTTCCTTTGGTGAAGTAAGGAAGCAACTAACAATGTAAATTTGATTATACTGTCGTTTATTTTAACTGATTGTATAATCATAGGTACAAAATACACGTCAAAGTAAATGACAAAACTGGAAAGACTACTCTGGTTCTATTTAATGCTGTAGCGGAGAAGCTCCTTGATACATCCGCCCACAAGTTGTTCAATAGGCTGTCATTGGAAAGCAATAATGTACCTCCACAAATCCAAAGCCTTTGCGGCAAGGAATTTATTTTCAAGCTACGATTAAACAATTACAATCTTAAAGAGGGGCTTGAAAATTATACGGTATCCAAGTTGTTCATTCCAGATGAGAATCTGGAATTGCAATACACAACAAGGAAAGAACAAAAGGTATTGTGATATAGATTATTTTAAATGGTAATCCAGATGTATATGTACATTGAAAGTATgctttatttttgtttgttatgcAGGGGAAAAAGAAGGTTGAGGATAACATTGAAACAAACGTTTTGTCGAAGGAAAGGTAAATTTCTTTACTGTTTTATTTAGCAAACTTTCAACTACAAAAGAAATTAGCATATTTAATAGATATGTAAATTATATTTCTTCTGAAAACTATTCAGGAATCTACTAATGTCTCTTTGGAGGACTTTGAAGACTCTCTAGAAGATCCACATGTCAATGACGGTGTTAACTGTAGGGGGAGAAGAACTTCATTAAGAAAGATTAGAAAGAGAAGAAACCTAATCATAAATGACGATGAAGTTATCGAGCAAACAACCAAAAAAAGCAAAAAGTAGAGTGTTTATTTGTTGGTTTTAGaacttttgatgttgtttaagagTAGGCAAAATTATTGtatccttttgtgcttttcagtaTTAATGTAGAAATTGATCTATTGTTGCAGTTGTTTTTTGCTTAACTTATTGATGTAAACGTGTTTCAGAATAGTATTGTCTCCATGTTATGTCATTGTTCGAATTTAACTTTTAATATATGATCTTTTTTTCCCATATTGTTGTTATTACAAAACTGCATGAGAATCTAACCTTACATCATGAAATAACCACTGAGAAAAAAACTTGCAATAAAAAAGCAAGAACAAAGCGTACTAAAATAAGAAACACACCTTCTCTTTCGTTGTTCATGTGTATCTTTTTCAAATTTCCCCTATTCTAATTCCTGTTGTCGTACAACTTGAATGTAAGGTAAAAACTATGGAATATTAAAAGTTGTACTTCTAATGATTTGGAAACTTTACTAGCATATGTATATGGTTATTACTATGGAATGAAAGGAACTAAATATGTCTTCGACGCAAAAAAAAGAGAGTATATATGTGAGTTTTAAGTACAACAGTCATTGATTCAGCAATTTTATGTATGTTATCAACATGACATAGATACCTTTAGATACAAAAAACACTTATCAATTCAAATGActtattttccttattctctggAAGGAAGCAAATTGAACGCATTCAGTAGCAAAAATCTACAACAATGTATTTTCTAATATAGGATTTTTTACTTTATTGAGCAATTCTTGCCTTTCTTGGGATTGCACCAAAAGGTACAGTTGATCTGCACAAGATGTTGTTCGTGACTGCTGATTATTTGTCTAAACGTGGTGAGAAAGGCATTTTTTCTCCTAAGCATATGATTCTCTGCAGAAAATCTGAAGAGTATGATGTGTAGACAGTATCACAGTTTGGCATACTTTGAAGAAAAATGTTCCCGCTTTGGTTGGAACATTTTAAGTGAAAGTTACATAAATACAAAATTACGTCAAACATTTTGAGTTTCATTTACTCATATAGGTAGTAGTTTCACCAACAACGCTAATTTATTTTCTTGCATCTATCATGTCACTACTTTTgctgttattttttattttcatgaaTTCTTGTATTTCCAAGCGCAAAGTGGTTTCTAAATAAATTTGGTCATATTTGGCCAATGCTAGCATTTCCGTATACTCTTACTTCACTACTCATTTGATTGAAATGTTTATCGAAATGTCGGCTCCATACTTTTACAATAAACTGATTgcagattttattttttttagcgtTTTGTTAATTGCAGAAAGATAAATAGTGACATAAGAAACAAGAGCGTATTTTTTTCAGGCAAGTTTCTGTTGTTATATACAATCCTTACTTTCAAGATTTAAATTTTCTAAATATCTTTTGCCATTCCTATCTTTACCGTCTTTCCACTGTTTCACCAATTGAGAAAGGACAAAAGAGAAATGGAAAAAACAGAACAACACATGTTGAAATCTCTTTCTTTAGCAGGATGCAGACATCTTTTGATCAATATGAAACTTAAGTTACTGTCTACCCTGTTAAGATTTCCGTCTGGTGATCTCTTTTTTAAAAACTTGGGCATCACTTTGATGAACTTGGGTTTATTACATCATGTTAACTTGCTTAAAAGCTGGAAACTAAACCATGTGAGTAAgagttttatttcaaatattttggtTTACATTTCCATTTGCCATTGTTCTCTGCCATTCATTCACATATTTTCATAAGTTTTAACACACTCTTATCAAACAGAAGTTCTAACACCATCTCCTTTTCGCTAACCCACGAAGGTTGCTTCTTACTTGTATTCGCTGGATAATACCTAACCTTTATTTTCCAAATAAATACAGTAttaaatttaatattaattaaatatttatgaaACACCCAAATATTATATACAACAGTAGATGGTGATTCAGAGAAACATCACACAACTTCTCCCTGGCAGTTACTTTCTTGCAGAAAATCAATAACGGCTATCTCCTATTTTATACACTTCACACTTACTTTTATCTTTCCACCGATTCCCCAATGGTTGTCTCCTATTATATTCTTCACATTTCCTTTTCCCTCAATTATTTTGCGAGACAAACTCGATATCCTCCTTCTACTTTGGTTCAAACTCATGATAGCCATCTCTTCCTAATTCGCTAACCATTCAAACATCAATTCATTTTTTCCTGCTAAAAATTGAAAAAGGACAGCAgcaaagaaggaaaagttgaatTAGTATTTCAGAAAACATAAAGAAGAACACTTCACTTTTGTTAACATCATATGCTTAGTGTGTTTTACTTTACGTTGGCTTCCgaaattttcatttttgttttatttGAAATACATTTATGTGATCAAAATTTTTATCTTTACGCAAggtgtttcttcctttcttttgtTAGGCAGTCAGTCATTTCTTCAtcgaaatttttatttttgttctatTTGAAATACATTTATGTGATTACAATTTTTAATTTTATGCAAggtgtttctttctttcttttgttaagCAGCCAGTCATTTCTTCGTCTCTTCTTAGATTTTATTACTTTGACTATTTACAAAGAAAGAATTGTTTGGATTTGCTCAAGTATAAACTGGGTATAATCCTTATTTATCATTTTGCCTTGGCATACTCTTGAGAATCTGTTTGCATTGAATATATCAACGCCACAAATGCAATTAATTTTCCGGAAatatcatattttacctgttAATAATAGCAATTACAAATTGTTCAAGATTACATGCTACATAGTCCTTATTGTCAATATTCCATTGTGTTTTTTTTGCACTGAATAATTTGATTTGCACATCCCATAACCATCTTTGTGACCTATTTGTTTTTAATATCTGACTTCACCAAACATTTCAAATTTTAATATATTCAATTTTTTCAATACTTTATAACAGGTTTAATGGAATTGGTATCTGCTATTGTTAAAAAAATTAATGTTTCAACGAATGTTCAGCCGGAAATTACACTACTGCGGCAGCTTCTACCAGTTTTAGCTCGACAAGAGAGGATGCTTAAAATAAAACTGAAGAGATATGCAACAACAGTTCGATGTAACCAGAAGAATGATGAATTGGTTGATATTAAAAAACGCAGATATCATTATGCCAGATTGAAGCGGAAGGTCGTATTAATTCAAAAGAAATATGCCAATCAGCCACAAAAGAAAATACTCCTGCTACTACGATTTGTGAAACGATTCACAAAATTGATGAAGTTACGACACTGCATAAGGAGACACATGTTCACTCAACAAAATGGTATGTTGTTACTCATCAAGATATCTCTCTTAACGATAATGCCTAAGTGGTTATTTATACTCTTAAATTGATGTGTGAATATAGAAAACTAGAATAGTGGTGTTCATAAGATTAGCAGGACCTTATGATGCTTCAATTCCAGTAGCACCATTGAACAAATTATGTCTCTTCTTTGGTTTGTACATAATCTAATCCCATCTGGATCCTttcaccatgaatcccaaattgTGGTATTGTTGTACATCTAAATATTCTACGCATATTTGCTTTCGCGAAGCGACATCTCTTGCAGTTCGCATCTTACTTTATATACTAAAGAATAGTTGTAAATACATTGCAGGAGACCTATGTATCCTGCGACATCATACACCAAAAGACGAAGCAAATGAAGTATCGGTTTATATGTGTTCTCAAAGCAGTAGAACTATACAAAACAATCTTCAACATACAGGTACACATTATTGGGTACAATACAGGTACATATTTTTTGTTTGTTACGAAATTTTCAAACATAACAAAAGCAGGAGTTAAAGGGTAAAAGGCACATTATTATCTGTGCATAACATGTTCAAAGATATCATACTAAAATACTATAGAAAACAGTAAGTCTCCTGATATGGAAACACAAAGGGGAAAACAATTCTATACAATTTCTGCTTAAATAAACTAAATCCTACTTCAAAAGTACCAAATTGGAACAAATGTTGCATGTTGCTCAACTTAGCAGAAAATGCAATCAACGGGCTTCAGTTTGAATGTCCAGTGTTCTTTGCAATATAAATTGTCCTTGGTACACGAAAAGACTTGCTGGTGTGGCTATATAAATCCTCATTATCCATTTCACTCATTTCGGACCTGTTTCAATCCAATACTCAATAACATGGAGGTCTTTAACATTAGAGGTTCTCTGCACTTTCTACTGACATACAAATCTTAAATGACTTCAAAGACAGCTCGCAAACTCCTAATATATCTGCAAGACATATCAATAACATTAGACTTGAAAGACAATTCATATTGATATTGAAATTTCTATTTGGCAGGTCATAATACaacaagttgaaattttggaccTCCTACAAACACCTGCTAATATTGTGGTGCCATTTTATGGTATGAAGAACGGACAAAAAAAACTAAACAGACAACACGGCCAAAATTCTCATTTTGTTGTATGGAAGGCCGTGTAAGACTACCGTTAATGAGCCAACCCCCGCCCTATCTCAAATATCTTTTAAGCACAGATTCTGGACAACTTGGTATCAGTTTTCGAAAAAATATCAGAGTTTATAACTCTATGTTCGCATTTACATCTATGGGAGGCCGAGTTGACAGAAGCATCAATCGTTCAAAGGGCCCATATGTTTTCAGGATGAGTGGTCAAAATTATCATCACATTGGCTCTCTGTTGCCGGAAAGTGGGAAAAAACCACAGTTTGCCCAGCTCTATATATATGATACTGAAAATGAGATACATAACAGAATGAATAGTCTGCTCCGTAAAGAAGTTGATCCTAAAATTGTTCAGGGCTTATCTGAAATGCCGGACGAGCATAATATTTTGGCAAAAACATTTCGAATGGCAAGGGATAGATATAAACAACATCCTGAATCTGTTTTTCGTCTACGGCTCCTATCTGATAGGACAAGAGATGGCCGACAATACATTATACCCACAACTTCTGAAGTTACGGGATTAATAATTGGTGATCTTACTGATGAAAATTTCCAGCGAGATGTTATAGTAGAACATCGGAAAAACGGACTTCAAAGAATCACAGATTTACACCCAAGTTTCATGTCTATGACTTACCCATTAATACACCCATATGGTGAAGATGGATATAGGCTTGGAATTCTTTTGACAGATGTAATCAACAAAACTTTCGCGAGAGAACAGTTGACAATGAGACAGTTCTACTGCTTCAGGATACAACAAAGACTTAACGAAGCGCACACTCTTCTACAAGCTGGTAGACTATTGCAGCAGTACATCGTGGATGGTTACATGGCAATTGGACAAGAGAGCGATGACAGCCGGGTTGATATCATATGCagagtttttcaaataaaattgttCCAGCTAATGCAAGATCTAAAAAAGAAGCAGCCTTTTGGAAAAATAATTGCATGTAAGTAAACTCATTCAGTACATAATGCACACATTACTAATATCATAAATATGCATGAAAGAAGAGTTAGTAACAAGTCTTTTTAATGTTAGTAATTCTCATTGTTATGAAAACTATAATTTCTTAGTTTATATATCCTAAAGGCTAAATGTTTTAACAAGTTCGTCATAATCCAACAACTTAGTCGTACATAATTTTAATATACATGGCATTCACATCAATGTGTTCATCCGACTTTTGTAACAATATAATGCAGCGTGCATATGTGGGATAGTAAAGGATCTTGAAAAACTAagcaagaaaaatatttaaactgttAATGATGCTATTTTCACAAAATCGAATCAGACGATTTTAGAAAATTCTATTATGAAATGTATTTATATGCATGTATAGAAGTTCTATTAGACTTATATTTgataactttaaaaaaaatacatagaTGGCAAGTGAAAGCAAAAGAACCAAGGAATAACTACTAAGTTAGAAGGAAGTTACATAACTCTTTAGGAGCGATGATATTCGCAGGTACCTAATCGAGTTGGCGAGCACACAACGATACCAACTACCCCACCCCAGTCTGAAtagcaagcctagctacaaatccAAGCATGAAAAATTATTTCACCACTAATACATAATTATAGGACTTAATAACAGAAGAGAATAGATTATTTAGAGTATATATTCATATACCATCCTAAGCTATAAGCCCACCATTAACCAGGATTGGCAATGGAGTAATTGTCAAGAGCCACTAAATGTCCTGCCAATGTTCAGATAAGAATCCTTGACGTATCATACATTTGTTGAGATTACTTTTTTTCTAGCACAAATGCACAGACAACAGTTTTTATTCTTATCACCAAATCCTTTTTATCATAGCAGATTGAATCTCAATCTTAATCCACGTGAACTTTTAATACTGAAAAACATAGAATAATTGCATAGTATAGCGTCTGCATATGTTGGCAAAAGAATGTCTATTGCATATCTTTTCTACCTGCATCCTAACCATAACCTTATACTATCCATTTACAGGTTTATATACAATTGAGTTTCATAAAAGAGGTTTACCTCATGCGCATATATTGCTATTCCTGCATCCCACATGAAAAAGCCCCTCCGCAGATCATATTGATAGAATAATAGCAGCAGAAATACCTGATTTGAAAGTTGATCCTAACGGTTATAATGCTGTTAAGAACTTTATGATGCATGGACCTTGCGGAGAACTGAATCCACATTGCCCATGTATGAGGCAAGGAAAGTGCACGAAGCATTTTCCGAAGAAATTCAATGATCGGACAACTTTTGATTCACATGGATTTCCTATTTATCGGAGAAGGAACACAGGTGTTCAAGTCAAGAAAAATGGTGCCAACTTAGACAATAGATATGTTGTCCCTTACAATAGGAATTTGCTTGTCAAATATGATGCACATATAAATGTCGAATTATGCAATTACTCAAGGTCTGTGAAGTACCTGTTCAAGTATGTCCATAAAGGGTCTGATAGAGCAACTTCAACTATAGAATCTACCAATACTGGTGCAGAAAATGATGAGATAAAAAAATATCTAGACTACAGATACATATCAGCTACAGAAGCTTGCTGGAGGATCTTTAAATTTGACATACATTATAGAAAGCCGTCAGTTGAGCGTTTGCCTTTCCATTTACAGGGAAAAAATACAATAATATTCGAAGAAGAAAAGTGAGTAGAAAGCGTGCTTAGCATACCGGACATAGAAAAAACAAAATTCACAGAATGGTTTGAGGCGAACAAAAGAAATGATGATGCACGAGAGCTGAAATATTCTGATTTTCCTACGCGTTGGGTCTGGAATGCAAAAGACAAAACTTGGAATATAAGGCAAAGTAGGAAGGCAGTTGGTAGAATTTACTTCGCACATCCTGCAAGTGGGGAACGTTTTTATATGAGAATTTTGCTTAACTTTGTGAAAGGAAGCATTTCCTTTGAAAGCATCAGAACAATAAATGGAGTGGAGTATAAAAATTATAGAGATGCATTCTACGCGTTAGGATTATTAGATGATGATAAAGAGTGGAATGACTGCTTAGTTGAGGCTGCACTTTGGGCGACAGGAAATGAATTGAGTCATCTATTTGTAACGATACTTATTCACTGCCAGGTATCTGATTCACCAAATTTTGGAAGAACAACTGTGGAATTTTATCAGACGATATAACATCATTGCAGAGCAAGAGATTTCAATTGAAAAATTTACAGTTAGCTGAAAACCAAGTAAAAGCATACACGTTATTTTAGATTGAAACCATCCTATTAAAGATGGGAAAAAGTTTGAAAGACATAGATGGAATGCCACTTCCAGATTCTGCATTACTGCGAGatgtggtgtcacgacccaaaattttaccacaggcgtcgtgatggcacctagtctctaagactaagtaagccgatttcaacgatatttttgaagccattttttttaaagtaatcaaaactaacagcggaaataattatgatatacaacctcccaagactggtagtactgagtcacgaactctaactggatacacagaatgatcacgaggaccgaatatacaatattgtttgattacaagttaacagtacaatgaaatgaaaagactccaagtgactgcgacgaccaagcagctctaacttgaatccttatgatcccgctttaactccgctcaagtccgttatcttcaatacatgactctgcacaaaaatgtgcagaagtgtagtatgagtacgccacggtcggtacacggtaagtatcaagactaacctcaatggagtagagatgaggtacactcaagacactcactagtctaataatttgtgcaatataatatacaaaataataggaaacaaataataataagggcagaaTAAAGCAATCAGTTATAtgtacaacagacaacaagaataccattaatatcactcaataattaataaacacaattacacctaattaaatcaagtctttcaaataaatgtctttcacatataattcttctagataactctcttctaaatataattttctaaaataattatttttcaaatataattctttcaacaaatcttttcaaatataattttttcaaatacaattctttcatataatactttctaagtaaaaatccttccaaataaatattttgaatataattcttttaattaaaaagtcaccatgtgacacctcatttcataatcataaaaatacgggtctcagcccattttcatattttcacggcacctagtgcccataattaaattatcatatttttccggcacctcgtgccctcattttatctcacaactgcacggacaattcacgtgccaaatatcattaccatttcatcacagcacctcgtgcccacatttcatatcacaactgcacggataattcacgtgccaaatatcatcattatttactcacggcatctcgtgccaacattttaatttataatccgcctggcaatagccacaggttctcaatttcaacataaaacagattgttatcaatttactatcaacaagaccaattgcacaaggcataaaattaaacacaagaaaaatcacaacatcacatacaattcatcaacaccacaaccacacatcatcacatatcgtccctgacaatagccaccattatcgctcatattgccacccttatcactcctatagccacccttatcgctcagtccagacaatatcaatagccacccttatcgctcttattgccacccttatcgctcctacaactacccttatctctccgcccagacaatattccaaaaaatacaacaacagtgaaatgccgcccttataaccacataatatcaacggtgaaatgccactcttatctccccaaaataacaactcacacaacacaacaatttacacggaaaattatcacagcaacataacaaaaatcaattcatatcacaatttgcccaatggccacaaccaaattccaaagctacaaccaagtcaattaatttcacaacaaatagccaaaagctccaaacaatgcgtacaacacccaaaaataatcaatagagatagaaattactcaacataaagcaaagtcttcattaaaattaaatttttaataattatataaacacctcttcttaagcccATTTTATTAAATGTTTGCAGAggggaaaatccaaaatgaaattaaattccaataattatcaaaccagcaaattcacaaaatttcataaataatcaaataacaatcatatCAAATTGCCATATAACAACAAAGttaacaacaaggatttaggcacgacaagtagatgattaaatatatgccaacaattatccaatttactacacaatatgctcaagactttaactcaataaaatttgcacataaaaaccaagtacgtacttgtcacctcgcgtacatggttttcaattacacaaattatacataagactcaatgcctaaggggaaactcccccactcgaggttaagcaagacacttacctcgacttgctccaatttaaatcaagtagtatgcctttttctcgattttttcaactccgatcgactcgaatctagtcataattaattcgatacagtcaacaaaaattatagaatcaattccataagaaaatactacatttttcaataaaaatctgaaattaactcaaacattcacacgtgggcccacgtctcggaatccggtgaaagttacaaaatacgaacatccattcactcacgagttcaaccatactaaaattatcaaattccgatatcattgcgtccctcaaatcgtgattttttattttgaaagttttcttcaaaactAACATTTTCCTCaattcaaaacacaaattaaatgataaaaataaagataaaaatcgTGGAATATATTAAATACTAAGTGAAGAACAGTTACCCAATTGAATATCTTGAAAAACCCaccaagaatcgctcaaaaccgagctctataagtcaaaatgtgataaaaatggcctaaccctcgatttggaaatcttatattctgcccaggtgattGTGCATCGCGAATTCGGAGAAAGGattgcgttcgtgaagaagaaaaatgaactgcccagttgtgcttcgcgaactcactgacgggctaactcactgaacctgatagcatattctgacactgtcatagtgccctgacgcaaccgttcaaactctgcgcgccacgcatctctgagagtctggggaacaatctctttcaagaatatttccgaaaattgagcccaagttggtggtgtggcatcagctggtctaccttcttcatagattttccaccaccgatacgctgcgcctgacagttgaaatgtagtaaaggcaattccgctcacctccacaatacccatggtgtggagaatacggtgacaattttccaaaaattcttaggcatcctctgtagttgtgccactgaaagtaggtggattaTACCTCTTACACCTTTCAAgtcttttttgttcttcttctgatgcctcgggcctgacctcaagtcgaaccggaataacaggttgtaccggtactaaacctggaacctgaccaacacgAACCTACTGCTCTAgagttgtgataggagtctgaTCTACTCCaccaatctgcggaatgtttggtgcaacagagatcaatcccgcctgagttaatgtaccaaacatactgaggaactgtgctaaggtctcctgaagtccgggggtaacaacaggtgctt of Nicotiana tomentosiformis chromosome 7, ASM39032v3, whole genome shotgun sequence contains these proteins:
- the LOC104100691 gene encoding replication protein A 70 kDa DNA-binding subunit B-like isoform X2, whose translation is MIRLLSAQIGGLSVHRGSSSLFLIMLRLCSCLCITELNSTRDDWTVRVRVCRKWNSINFKRNRELMSTDMILIDEEETLIHATINKNLVNKYKNLLSEGSVYVIKNFKVSEASGVYRPVTSTFKISFFLTTALQELREGIVSIPINGFQFIKPDMIDSRLNNNTVLSDVVGCLAAIGDMESVGSKWKKRDIQVITDYSAKSKITLWEEFGEKFEPFLYNDSGPYVVIVTSTAVKQFRGEVTFATTYASKIYVNLEIDYITTLIQKFGATFLGVQTIGSSNVNNIPIEEEMFMNRMNITELLESDWSADIHKYIVTVRGNITEIDNYFDWYYISCNSYSKKIVPSNGVYTCHFCAKECKFPLVKYKIHVKVNDKTGKTTLVLFNAVAEKLLDTSAHKLFNRLSLESNNVPPQIQSLCGKEFIFKLRLNNYNLKEGLENYTVSKLFIPDENLELQYTTRKEQKGKKKVEDNIETNVLSKERNLLMSLWRTLKTL
- the LOC104100691 gene encoding replication protein A 70 kDa DNA-binding subunit B-like isoform X1, which codes for MIQRHMIMLLFHLVIYVSFIGTVLTHQSRLLSAQIGGLSVHRGSSSLFLIMLRLCSCLCITELNSTRDDWTVRVRVCRKWNSINFKRNRELMSTDMILIDEEETLIHATINKNLVNKYKNLLSEGSVYVIKNFKVSEASGVYRPVTSTFKISFFLTTALQELREGIVSIPINGFQFIKPDMIDSRLNNNTVLSDVVGCLAAIGDMESVGSKWKKRDIQVITDYSAKSKITLWEEFGEKFEPFLYNDSGPYVVIVTSTAVKQFRGEVTFATTYASKIYVNLEIDYITTLIQKFGATFLGVQTIGSSNVNNIPIEEEMFMNRMNITELLESDWSADIHKYIVTVRGNITEIDNYFDWYYISCNSYSKKIVPSNGVYTCHFCAKECKFPLVKYKIHVKVNDKTGKTTLVLFNAVAEKLLDTSAHKLFNRLSLESNNVPPQIQSLCGKEFIFKLRLNNYNLKEGLENYTVSKLFIPDENLELQYTTRKEQKGKKKVEDNIETNVLSKERNLLMSLWRTLKTL
- the LOC104100691 gene encoding replication protein A 70 kDa DNA-binding subunit B-like isoform X3; translation: MPKLLSAQIGGLSVHRGSSSLFLIMLRLCSCLCITELNSTRDDWTVRVRVCRKWNSINFKRNRELMSTDMILIDEEETLIHATINKNLVNKYKNLLSEGSVYVIKNFKVSEASGVYRPVTSTFKISFFLTTALQELREGIVSIPINGFQFIKPDMIDSRLNNNTVLSDVVGCLAAIGDMESVGSKWKKRDIQVITDYSAKSKITLWEEFGEKFEPFLYNDSGPYVVIVTSTAVKQFRGEVTFATTYASKIYVNLEIDYITTLIQKFGATFLGVQTIGSSNVNNIPIEEEMFMNRMNITELLESDWSADIHKYIVTVRGNITEIDNYFDWYYISCNSYSKKIVPSNGVYTCHFCAKECKFPLVKYKIHVKVNDKTGKTTLVLFNAVAEKLLDTSAHKLFNRLSLESNNVPPQIQSLCGKEFIFKLRLNNYNLKEGLENYTVSKLFIPDENLELQYTTRKEQKGKKKVEDNIETNVLSKERNLLMSLWRTLKTL